The genomic interval TCTGCTAATGGTGATAAAATAAAAGAGGCTGTAAAAACAGTAGCCAATGAATGGCTAAAAAATGGTTTAGTGGAGAAAGAGTTTTTAAATTACTTAGAGGATGAGAAAAAAGTAAGTTATCCAATAACGATGATAGATAAAATTACACCTAGACCATCACCAGAGATTAAAGAGTTTTTAGAAAATTTAGGATTCTCAAATATGGATATAATAGTGACTAAAAAAAATAGTTATACAGCACCATTTGTAAATGCAGAGGTACCAGAGTATTTTGTTGTAGAAGATAAATTTCCAAATGGAAGACCGAAGTTCGAAGAAGCAGGGGTTATATTAACTGATAGAGAATCTGTTGAAAAAGTTGAACGAATGAAAGTTACAACTTGTTTAAATCCTTTACATACGACGTTAGCTATATTTGGATGTTTATTAAATAAGAAGACTATATCTGATTGTATGAAAGATTCTTTATTAAATACTTTAGTGAGAAGGTTAGGATATGAAGAATCTTTGATAGTTGTAGAAGACCCTAAAATAATTAATCCTAAAGAGTTTTTAGAAGAGGTTTTAGATGAGCGTTTTTCAAATCCGTTTATACCAGATCAACCACAAAGGATAGCAACAGATACATCTCAAAAAGTTGGCATTAGATTTGGAGAGACTATAAAAGCGTATTTGAAAGATGAGAAGTTAGATGTGAAAAAAATGAGATTTATTCCTTTAGTTATAGCAGGATGGATGAGATACTTAATGGGTGTTGATGACAATGGAGCTGAGATGGCTTTAAGTAGTGATCCACTGTTAGAAGAATTAAGAGAAAACTTAAAAGGGATAGAATATTTAAATTTAAGTAGTTATAAAAAAGGAAGTTTAAATAAAATTCTATCTAATGAGAGTATATTCGGAGTGGATTTAGTTGCTGTTGGTTTATCAGAAATAATCGAAGAATACTTTTTAGGTATGGTTGGAGAGGTAGGAGGAGTTAGAAAAACTTTAGAAAGAGTTGTAGAGTAATCTACAGCTCTTTCCTTTTTCAAATTAGTTATTCAATATATAAACCTTATTATATTCTTATATAAGACAATTGTATAAAAATATGTTATCATTATCCTTAAAAATAAAAAAAGTTTTTTAAAAAGTGGGAGGGGATTATGATTAAAAAAATATTTTTATTAATTATTGGGATACTTACTCTTTTAGGATGTGAAAAAAAGGAGGAGAAGAAAGAGGAAAAACCTCTTGTTATAGTTCAAGGGTCAGATGCAAGAACAATGGATCCACAAAAAGCTATTGATACTCCAACGGTAAGAGTTTATAATCAAATTTATGATGGACTGTTAAAAAAAGATAAGGATATGAATATTGTTCCTGGGTTAGCAGAGAGTTGGGAAAAAATTGATGAAAGAAAAACTATTTTTAATTTAAGAAAAAATGTGAAGTTTCATAATGGAGAGACGCTAACAGCGAAAGATGTTAAATTCACATTAGATAGAATGAAAAATCAGCCAACTGTTTCATTTCTTATAAGTGAGATAGAGGCAGTAAATGTTATTGATGATTATACAGTGGAGATAGTAACGAAAGATGGTTTTGGACCACTTCTTAGTCACTTATCCCATCCTGGAGCTGTTATATTAAATGAAAAAGCAGTAACAAATTCTAGTGAAAAATATGACCAAAACCCAGTTGGAACAGGACCATATATTTTTGATAAATGGCTAGCAGGAGATAGAATATTTTTAAAAGCTAACCCTGACTATTATTTGGGAAAAACACCAATAGAAAGTGTTATAATAAAGTCTATTCCAGAAGGAACAAATCGTACAATAGCCTTAGAGACTGGTGAAGCTGATATAGTTTACGATGTTGAACCAGTTGACATAGATAAGATAAAAAGTAATGAGAGTTTAAAGTTTTTAATGGAACAATCTTTAGGAAATGCTTACTTAGGATTAAATACTCAGCATAAACCTTTTGATGACGTAAGAGTAAGACAAGCTATTGCTCATGCTATAAATGTTGATGATATAATAGAGGTTGCATATAAAAATACTGCAGTTCCAGGGAATTCACCATTGAGTCCAAAAATTCCAGGGTATAATAAAGATGTTAAAAATTATGAGTATAATGTAGAAAAAGCTAAAAATCTTTTAGCAGAAGCAGGATACCCAAATGGATTTAAAACTTCTATTTGGATAAGTGATAATACAATTAGAAAAGATATAGCAACAATTTTACAAGACCAATTTAAAACAATTGGAATTGATGCAACTATTGAAACTCTTGAATGGGGAGCGTATATAGATAGAACTGCTGCAGGAGAACACGATATGTATATTTTAGGATGGATAACTGTAACAGGAGATCCTGATTATGGTCTGTACCCAGTATTCCATAGTTCAGCTCATGGAAGACCAGGAAATAGATCTTTCTATTCAAATGCTACTGTGGATAAACTTCTTGATGAAGCAAGAGTTTCAACAGATCAAGAGAAAAGAATGGCTAACTATAAAGAGGCTCAAAGAATAATTCAAGAGGAGATACCATCTGTAACTATGGTTTATAACAATCAAAATGTTGCAACTCAAAAATATGTAGAAAATTTTGTTCTACATCCTACAGGATATTTTGATTTATATAATGTAGAATTTTCTAATAAATAAAAGAGGTGAACTATGAATATATCAAATACTCCAGCTAAAGATGTTGTAAACTTTATGAAGAAATCTCCAATAGCTATAATAGCCATTGGAAGTATTGAGTATCATGGAGCTCAAGCTCCCCTTGGAACAGATTACATAATACCAGATTATATAGTATCAAAACTATCTTATAGAGATGATGTTTTAACTCTTCCTCCAATACCTTATGGGAACTGTCAATCAATTAAAGATTTTCCAGGAACTATAAATATAGGAAGTACTAATCTTATAAATATTCTAAATTCTATTGTGGACTCTTTATTAAATAGTGGATTAAAGAAATTTATATTTGTTAACGGTCATGGCGGAAATATATCAGCTTTAGATCAAGTGGGACTAGACAC from Cetobacterium somerae carries:
- a CDS encoding mannitol dehydrogenase family protein, producing the protein MEKDSISQKNPKWLHFGAGNIFRGYMGKVQQTLIEKGLESTGIVVAETYDGEIIEKVFKPYNNETILVTLDKEGKFKPEVITSIVESIDATAENCERLEEICTSKDLQIISFTITEKGYNLKNGVIDPNHLMAKITSLLYLRYKKNKAPIALLSMDNCSANGDKIKEAVKTVANEWLKNGLVEKEFLNYLEDEKKVSYPITMIDKITPRPSPEIKEFLENLGFSNMDIIVTKKNSYTAPFVNAEVPEYFVVEDKFPNGRPKFEEAGVILTDRESVEKVERMKVTTCLNPLHTTLAIFGCLLNKKTISDCMKDSLLNTLVRRLGYEESLIVVEDPKIINPKEFLEEVLDERFSNPFIPDQPQRIATDTSQKVGIRFGETIKAYLKDEKLDVKKMRFIPLVIAGWMRYLMGVDDNGAEMALSSDPLLEELRENLKGIEYLNLSSYKKGSLNKILSNESIFGVDLVAVGLSEIIEEYFLGMVGEVGGVRKTLERVVE
- a CDS encoding glutathione ABC transporter substrate-binding protein; amino-acid sequence: MIKKIFLLIIGILTLLGCEKKEEKKEEKPLVIVQGSDARTMDPQKAIDTPTVRVYNQIYDGLLKKDKDMNIVPGLAESWEKIDERKTIFNLRKNVKFHNGETLTAKDVKFTLDRMKNQPTVSFLISEIEAVNVIDDYTVEIVTKDGFGPLLSHLSHPGAVILNEKAVTNSSEKYDQNPVGTGPYIFDKWLAGDRIFLKANPDYYLGKTPIESVIIKSIPEGTNRTIALETGEADIVYDVEPVDIDKIKSNESLKFLMEQSLGNAYLGLNTQHKPFDDVRVRQAIAHAINVDDIIEVAYKNTAVPGNSPLSPKIPGYNKDVKNYEYNVEKAKNLLAEAGYPNGFKTSIWISDNTIRKDIATILQDQFKTIGIDATIETLEWGAYIDRTAAGEHDMYILGWITVTGDPDYGLYPVFHSSAHGRPGNRSFYSNATVDKLLDEARVSTDQEKRMANYKEAQRIIQEEIPSVTMVYNNQNVATQKYVENFVLHPTGYFDLYNVEFSNK